The following are encoded in a window of Mannheimia varigena genomic DNA:
- the rplL gene encoding 50S ribosomal protein L7/L12, with amino-acid sequence MSLTNEQIIEAIASKSVSEIVELITAMEEKFGVSAAAAVAAAPAAGAAAAEEKTEFDVVLAEAGANKVAVIKAVRGATGLGLKEAKDLVESAPAALKEGISKAEAEALKKELEEAGAKVEIK; translated from the coding sequence AAATCATTGAAGCGATTGCTTCTAAATCAGTATCAGAAATCGTTGAATTAATCACTGCGATGGAAGAAAAATTCGGTGTTTCAGCAGCGGCAGCAGTAGCAGCAGCTCCAGCAGCAGGTGCAGCGGCAGCAGAAGAGAAAACTGAATTTGACGTAGTATTAGCAGAAGCTGGTGCTAACAAAGTTGCAGTAATCAAAGCAGTACGTGGTGCAACAGGTTTAGGCTTAAAAGAAGCTAAAGACTTAGTTGAATCTGCTCCAGCTGCATTAAAAGAAGGCATTTCTAAAGCAGAAGCTGAAGCACTTAAGAAAGAATTAGAAGAAGCTGGTGCAAAAGTAGAAATCAAATAA
- a CDS encoding alpha/beta hydrolase: MAHKHFNQHYLEMQEHFLYVPYLHHHRRIRVLLPKDYRQESWERYPVLYMHDGQNVFYSKESYSGHSWKIIPTIKSHQEFPKMIIVGIDNAGKDRLNEYGPWKTTTGSTPETRNAGGLGAEYATWVVETVKPFIDIHYRTKLEREYTLLAGSSMGGIITAYMGSRYPHIFGHLGVFSLASWFSEPDFLHFVHHYPISPNTKVFIQVGTNEGDEIDSHFISNMNQTYIDCSLNYYQSLIRTGVPLNNIRLRIMANEIHHEMHWADHFIEFLHFSLMNR; encoded by the coding sequence ATGGCACATAAACATTTCAATCAGCACTATCTAGAAATGCAAGAACATTTTTTATATGTGCCATATTTACACCACCACCGCCGCATTCGGGTACTATTGCCGAAAGATTACCGCCAAGAAAGTTGGGAGCGCTATCCTGTGCTCTATATGCACGATGGGCAGAATGTGTTTTACAGTAAAGAGTCTTACTCCGGTCATTCGTGGAAAATTATTCCAACCATTAAATCGCACCAAGAATTTCCGAAAATGATCATTGTCGGCATTGATAACGCCGGTAAAGATCGTTTAAACGAATACGGTCCGTGGAAAACCACCACTGGATCAACCCCTGAGACTAGAAATGCCGGTGGTTTGGGAGCGGAATATGCCACTTGGGTAGTAGAAACAGTGAAACCTTTTATCGACATTCACTACCGCACCAAGCTCGAACGTGAATACACATTGCTTGCCGGCAGCTCAATGGGCGGCATTATCACCGCTTATATGGGTAGCCGCTACCCACATATTTTCGGGCATTTAGGCGTATTCTCTCTTGCCTCGTGGTTCAGCGAGCCTGATTTCTTACATTTTGTTCATCACTATCCAATCAGCCCAAACACCAAAGTGTTTATTCAGGTCGGCACGAACGAGGGCGATGAAATCGACTCGCACTTTATCTCAAATATGAATCAAACTTACATCGACTGCTCGCTCAATTACTATCAGTCGCTAATTCGTACCGGCGTACCGTTGAACAACATTCGCCTTCGTATTATGGCAAATGAAATCCACCACGAAATGCACTGGGCAGATCATTTTATTGAATTTTTACATTTTTCATTAATGAATAGATAA